In the genome of Polaribacter sp. MED152, one region contains:
- a CDS encoding O-methyltransferase yields the protein MHFLPEKLDDYVVNHSQQEPQILKELSRETWQKVLNPRMLSGAYQGRLLSILSKLINPKHILEIGTYTGYSALCLAEGLQKEGTIITLDKNEELETLQNKYFEKSGYRNQIVQKVGNALEIIPTISEKFDLVFIDADKSNYSNYFHLIIDKMKPGGIILSDNVLWSGKVIKELDPKDNDTKELLAYNTLLNTDDRIETVLLPIRDGLTISRVKQ from the coding sequence ATGCATTTTCTACCAGAAAAATTAGATGATTATGTTGTGAATCATTCACAACAAGAACCTCAAATTCTTAAAGAATTAAGTAGAGAAACTTGGCAAAAAGTATTGAATCCTAGAATGTTAAGTGGTGCTTATCAAGGTAGGTTGCTTTCTATTTTATCTAAATTAATAAACCCGAAACATATTTTAGAAATAGGTACTTACACAGGGTATTCTGCACTATGTTTGGCAGAAGGTTTGCAAAAAGAAGGTACTATTATTACTTTAGATAAAAACGAAGAGTTAGAAACCCTTCAAAACAAATACTTCGAAAAATCGGGTTATAGAAATCAAATTGTACAAAAAGTAGGTAATGCTTTAGAAATTATACCTACAATTTCAGAAAAGTTCGATTTGGTTTTTATTGATGCAGATAAATCAAACTACTCAAATTACTTTCATTTAATCATTGATAAAATGAAACCAGGAGGAATTATTTTATCTGATAATGTTTTATGGAGTGGTAAAGTAATTAAAGAATTAGATCCAAAAGACAATGATACTAAAGAATTATTGGCTTATAATACGTTATTAAATACAGATGATAGAATAGAAACTGTGCTTTTGCCCATAAGAGATGGCCTTACAATAAGCAGGGTTAAGCAGTAA
- a CDS encoding twin-arginine translocase TatA/TatE family subunit, which produces MLSTHFLFIGTPEVFVIMLIVVMVFGADKIPEIARGLGKGIRQVKDATNDIKKEINESAKLNDLDIDVTKDITKEVNGVKDKLDDFTGPIKRNR; this is translated from the coding sequence ATGTTAAGCACACATTTTCTGTTTATTGGTACTCCAGAGGTTTTTGTAATTATGTTAATTGTAGTTATGGTCTTTGGTGCAGATAAAATTCCTGAAATAGCCAGAGGTTTAGGTAAAGGAATTCGTCAAGTAAAAGACGCTACTAATGACATCAAAAAAGAAATTAACGAAAGTGCTAAATTAAACGATTTAGATATTGATGTTACCAAAGACATCACTAAAGAGGTAAATGGGGTTAAAGATAAGTTAGACGATTTTACTGGCCCAATTAAAAGAAATCGATAA